Genomic segment of Bacteroides intestinalis DSM 17393:
GAGCTATTTTCTTTCTATAGATTTAAGTTGAGTGGAAGTATAATATCAGACAAAAAAAGAAAGAATATCAGTAGAAAACGCTACATTTGTCGCATTAAAAATAGAAACGCTATGAAGAACTTATCTCTCTTTCTGTTACTTTGTCTGCTGTTTGCTGCATGTGCCAAAGATGAAGACAAAGAACCTATTCTGGTAACCGATATCGTAATGCCCACACAGACCAGCTTCAATCCTGGTGATAAAGTAACCATCTCAGCACAAGGCTTCCAGCCCGGTGACAACTTCATGTTCGAAATATACTGGCCACTCCCCGACCAGCCCGCAATGAACTACCAAGGATACGCCCTCGGAGTATCACCCGTTATGGTGGAGCAGACCGCCACAAGCATCACTTTCCTGGCGCCCGGACACTACCCTGCTTCAAAAACCAAAATACGCCTGCGCCGTTCCGGTGACATCATGACACTTGGTGAGATTGCTGTTACCAACGGTGAAGCACCCAAAGAGTTCCAGCTCTATGGCATTGTCAATTCCCATTCCAGCACGGGTTATAATAATTGCATCGAGCACGTAAACCTCACAAATGGCACGCCCACAAACATCGTGGGACTGACAGAAGACCAGAAAGATTTTTCCTGCGTAGCAAATGTTCCTGAAACTCAGAACCTCTGCGGAATACAGACGAAAGATGGAGTGCGTAGTGTATTCAGCTACGACCTATCCATGCGTTTCTGGCAAGATATGGGACTCAAAAATATATTGACTCTCTGCAACGGCCAAAGCTCCATAATAGCCGTAAAGCAAATATCTGACAATGAAATGATGCTAGCATCCATCGGATCATGGCCCTATACCCGCGACATTGACCAAACTCTGAATTACCGCTACGAACTTCCCGCCGACATAAAGCCTGAAGCTCTGACACGCTATCCCGGTGTACAGGGTGACAGTTATCTGCTACTCTCGGCTGATAATGGAAACAACAGTTTCACACCCGTCGCACTGAGCTTGGACCCAAGTAGCAGGAAGGTATATACCGGCGAATCGATACAGGCCACCGCACTCATTCCCTTCTGGACAATAATCTCAGGAAAAGACACCG
This window contains:
- a CDS encoding WD40-like domain containing protein; translated protein: MKNLSLFLLLCLLFAACAKDEDKEPILVTDIVMPTQTSFNPGDKVTISAQGFQPGDNFMFEIYWPLPDQPAMNYQGYALGVSPVMVEQTATSITFLAPGHYPASKTKIRLRRSGDIMTLGEIAVTNGEAPKEFQLYGIVNSHSSTGYNNCIEHVNLTNGTPTNIVGLTEDQKDFSCVANVPETQNLCGIQTKDGVRSVFSYDLSMRFWQDMGLKNILTLCNGQSSIIAVKQISDNEMMLASIGSWPYTRDIDQTLNYRYELPADIKPEALTRYPGVQGDSYLLLSADNGNNSFTPVALSLDPSSRKVYTGESIQATALIPFWTIISGKDTGTTKYVRTGGYAVVRADDGRTDLCLWNQATISLEEPFATFPNSARSVTMLAKDTETLKLYVLFDTNRGGRLIYAYDLVSKSWQAVPGIGYPYSEIVMAR